A region of Oncorhynchus masou masou isolate Uvic2021 chromosome 29, UVic_Omas_1.1, whole genome shotgun sequence DNA encodes the following proteins:
- the LOC135520558 gene encoding T-cell immunoreceptor with Ig and ITIM domains-like isoform X2, whose amino-acid sequence MEKCRLPAVLLLAHIGLSSVLEAQVSVEPQVTGYLGNDVTLRCKLIQGDLIQAEWQWEMSDTKRFSIAVFNPNLGQNISGSPLKGRLEFAGASTGDSSITIKDVEMTDAGKYICLLTVFPSGSFERTTILTVLNQIPPPSSGEVVGIVTAALLVTVVMTATAYLIIVRKRHKALFNPSVSIDASSLAVSADRTGTGIEEDLVYSEIIRFNIDKRKAHDPSGEDQKDADVKPAEDVTFSAGAVGNQHSLREDTVYSQVVRKDWDIDDVWTV is encoded by the exons ATGGAAAAATGCAGACTGCCTGCCGTTTTGCTGCTGGCACACATTGGCCTCTCTTCGG TGTTGGAAGCTCAGGTCAGTGTTGAACCACAGGTGACAGGGTACCTGGGTAATGATGTCACACTGCGTTGTAAGTTGATCCAGGGCGATCTCATTCAGGCTGAGTGGCAGTGGGAGATGTCAGATACTAAAAGGTTTTCCATAGCTGTCTTTAACCCTAACTTAGGGCAAAACATTTCTGGGTCACCTCTAAAAGGGAGGTTGGAGTTCGCTGGAGCTTCCACCGGTGATTCCTCTATTACTATAAAAGATGTGGAGATGACGGATGCAGGGAAATACATTTGTCTCCTGACAGTCTTCCCTAGTGGCTCATTTGAGAGAACAACCATCCTCACTGTACTGA ATCAGATTCCACCTCCATCATCCGGCGAGGTTGTAGGAATTGTTACCGCAGCCCTCCTGGTAACAGTTGTCATGACAGCCACAGCTTACCTCATCATTGTCAGGAAGAG GCACAAGGCTTTATTCAACCCCTCTGTCAGCATTG ATGCAAGCAGCCTGGCGGTCAGtgcagacaggacagggacaggaataGAAGAG GATCTGGTTTATTCGGAGATTATCAGATTCAACATTGACAAGAGGAAAGCACACGACCCATCTGGAGAAGACCAGAAAGATGCAGACGTCAAGCCAGCTGAGGATGTCACCTTCTCTGCAGGGGCGGTGGGGAACCAGCATTCTTTAAGGGAAGACACAGTTTACTCTCAGGTGGTGAGAAAGGACTGGGACATAGATGATGTATGGACTGTCTAA
- the LOC135520558 gene encoding T-cell immunoreceptor with Ig and ITIM domains-like isoform X1, with protein sequence MEKCRLPAVLLLAHIGLSSVVLEAQVSVEPQVTGYLGNDVTLRCKLIQGDLIQAEWQWEMSDTKRFSIAVFNPNLGQNISGSPLKGRLEFAGASTGDSSITIKDVEMTDAGKYICLLTVFPSGSFERTTILTVLNQIPPPSSGEVVGIVTAALLVTVVMTATAYLIIVRKRHKALFNPSVSIDASSLAVSADRTGTGIEEDLVYSEIIRFNIDKRKAHDPSGEDQKDADVKPAEDVTFSAGAVGNQHSLREDTVYSQVVRKDWDIDDVWTV encoded by the exons ATGGAAAAATGCAGACTGCCTGCCGTTTTGCTGCTGGCACACATTGGCCTCTCTTCGG TAGTGTTGGAAGCTCAGGTCAGTGTTGAACCACAGGTGACAGGGTACCTGGGTAATGATGTCACACTGCGTTGTAAGTTGATCCAGGGCGATCTCATTCAGGCTGAGTGGCAGTGGGAGATGTCAGATACTAAAAGGTTTTCCATAGCTGTCTTTAACCCTAACTTAGGGCAAAACATTTCTGGGTCACCTCTAAAAGGGAGGTTGGAGTTCGCTGGAGCTTCCACCGGTGATTCCTCTATTACTATAAAAGATGTGGAGATGACGGATGCAGGGAAATACATTTGTCTCCTGACAGTCTTCCCTAGTGGCTCATTTGAGAGAACAACCATCCTCACTGTACTGA ATCAGATTCCACCTCCATCATCCGGCGAGGTTGTAGGAATTGTTACCGCAGCCCTCCTGGTAACAGTTGTCATGACAGCCACAGCTTACCTCATCATTGTCAGGAAGAG GCACAAGGCTTTATTCAACCCCTCTGTCAGCATTG ATGCAAGCAGCCTGGCGGTCAGtgcagacaggacagggacaggaataGAAGAG GATCTGGTTTATTCGGAGATTATCAGATTCAACATTGACAAGAGGAAAGCACACGACCCATCTGGAGAAGACCAGAAAGATGCAGACGTCAAGCCAGCTGAGGATGTCACCTTCTCTGCAGGGGCGGTGGGGAACCAGCATTCTTTAAGGGAAGACACAGTTTACTCTCAGGTGGTGAGAAAGGACTGGGACATAGATGATGTATGGACTGTCTAA